Proteins found in one Deltaproteobacteria bacterium genomic segment:
- a CDS encoding M24 family metallopeptidase has product GKKSRLIGHGIGLELNEPPIPSEYDHTEVGEHYVIALDIHMMDEAAGVVKLEDMILIKEQGNEILTRSPRQLFEIP; this is encoded by the coding sequence AGGGAAAAAATCCCGGCTTATCGGTCATGGGATCGGCCTGGAACTGAACGAACCTCCCATACCTTCAGAGTATGACCATACCGAAGTTGGCGAGCATTATGTTATCGCATTGGACATTCACATGATGGACGAGGCTGCCGGGGTTGTGAAGCTGGAAGACATGATCCTCATAAAGGAGCAAGGGAATGAAATATTAACAAGGAGCCCCCGGCAGCTCTTCGAGATACCCTAA
- a CDS encoding enoyl-CoA hydratase/isomerase family protein, with amino-acid sequence MMQYIQYVNDQGIATVKLGRGKVNALNETVIDEMADLFRELADDAEVKAVILTGTGKFFTFGFDIPEFLSYPKESFIRYLIKFTDFTTYLFVYPKPVVAALNGHTIAGGCMLAIACDYRIMVSGKAKIALNEINFNSSLFAGSVEMMKLLLGQKNAERAVYTGKMYSAEDAYRMGMIDQISSDVDVEAEAKKIASQYAEKDGVAFKSIKKLLRGPIAEEIMRRERDSILEFVDIWYSENTWKMLQEKKISS; translated from the coding sequence ATGATGCAGTATATACAGTATGTAAATGATCAGGGAATCGCTACAGTCAAACTGGGCAGAGGGAAAGTGAATGCCCTTAATGAAACAGTGATTGATGAAATGGCCGACCTTTTTAGGGAACTTGCCGACGATGCCGAAGTTAAGGCCGTGATACTCACAGGGACAGGAAAATTTTTTACTTTTGGTTTTGATATTCCGGAGTTTCTGAGCTACCCAAAAGAATCATTTATCCGATATCTCATCAAGTTCACGGATTTCACTACGTACCTGTTCGTGTATCCAAAACCGGTCGTTGCGGCACTCAACGGCCATACCATCGCGGGAGGCTGTATGCTCGCTATCGCCTGCGATTACAGGATCATGGTTTCCGGGAAGGCAAAGATTGCTCTCAATGAAATCAACTTCAACTCGTCCCTGTTTGCGGGAAGTGTTGAGATGATGAAGCTGTTGCTGGGACAGAAGAACGCGGAAAGGGCTGTATATACGGGGAAAATGTATTCGGCAGAGGACGCATACCGGATGGGGATGATTGATCAAATATCGTCAGATGTTGATGTGGAGGCGGAAGCGAAAAAAATCGCAAGTCAATACGCTGAAAAAGATGGCGTCGCGTTTAAAAGCATCAAGAAACTTCTCAGAGGACCCATAGCAGAGGAAATCATGAGAAGAGAAAGAGACTCCATTCTCGAATTTGTCGATATCTGGTACTCGGAAAACACCTGGAAAATGCTGCAGGAGAAAAAGATATCTTCATAA